The proteins below come from a single Rhizobium tropici CIAT 899 genomic window:
- a CDS encoding Lrp/AsnC family transcriptional regulator, whose product MPDTLEPIDLKILGALQKNGRLTNQALSSEVGLSTSPCWRRVRQLEETGVIQGYTAALDRRQIGLGVLTFIRVKIDSHSEAEAEEFSRDVLKLSEVVACYSIAGDADFLLQVVAADLDSYADFAMAVVRRLPRIKEMQTTFVLKEIKPFKGFPLGVGQR is encoded by the coding sequence ATGCCCGACACCCTCGAGCCCATCGATTTGAAGATTCTCGGCGCCCTCCAGAAGAATGGGCGCCTGACGAACCAGGCGCTTTCATCCGAAGTCGGGCTCTCGACATCTCCGTGCTGGCGGCGCGTGCGCCAGCTGGAAGAAACAGGCGTGATCCAGGGTTATACGGCCGCGCTCGACAGGCGCCAGATCGGCCTCGGCGTCCTTACCTTCATCAGGGTCAAGATCGACAGCCATAGCGAGGCGGAAGCCGAGGAATTCTCGCGCGATGTGCTGAAACTCAGCGAGGTCGTGGCCTGCTACAGCATCGCCGGGGACGCGGATTTCCTGCTGCAGGTGGTGGCGGCCGATCTCGACAGCTATGCCGATTTCGCCATGGCGGTCGTGCGCCGCTTGCCGCGCATCAAGGAGATGCAGACCACCTTCGTGCTGAAGGAAATCAAGCCTTTCAAGGGCTTTCCGCTTGGGGTCGGCCAGCGATAG
- the gltB gene encoding glutamate synthase large subunit — protein sequence MTNRTTLTSFDQTAAVNAAATAKTSKRAVGIPPKQGLYDPRNEHDACGVGFVAHMKGQKSHQIVRDGLFILENLTHRGAVGADPLMGDGAGILVQIPDRFFREEMAKQGVVLPKAGEYGVGHFFLPRDEALIEHFKTAIKQVVTEEGQVLLGFRDVPVDNSSLSKAPDIAATEPHHVQVFIGAGRDAGTNEEFERRLFTLRKVISNRIYAEYEGEESSFYPVSLSSSTIVYKGMFLAYQVGAYYKDLSDPRFETAVALVHQRFSTNTFPSWKLAHPYRMVAHNGEINTLRGNVNWMAARQASVSSPLFGDDISKLWPISYEGQSDTACFDNALEFLVRGGYSLAHAMMMLIPEAWAGNQLMAPERKAFYEYHAALMEPWDGPAAVAFTDGKQIGATLDRNGLRPARYLVTSDDRIIMASEAGVLPVEEEKIIQKWRLQPGKMLLIDMEKGRIISDDEVKSELSTKHPYRSWLNRTQLILEDLKPVEPRALRRDVSLLDRQQAFGYTTEDTKLLMSPMATTGQEAVGSMGTDTPISAMSDKPKLLYTYFKQNFAQVTNPPIDPIREELVMSLVSFIGPRPNLLDHTGMANAKRLEVRQPILTNGDLEKIRSIGHTEDRFDTKTLDFTYDVERGAEGMPEMLDRLCERAEAAVRGGYNIIVLSDRQIGPDRIAIPALLATAAVHHHLIRKGLRTSVGIVVETGEPREVHHFCLLAGYGAEAINPYMAFDTLLDMHQRGEFPKEVDATEVVYRYIKAVGKGILKVMSKMGISTYQSYCGAQIFDAVGLQQELVDKYFFGTATMIEGIGLETIAEETVSRHKAAFGRDPLLASTLDIGGEYAYRMRGESHAWTPDAVAALQHAVRGNAEDRYREFSEMVNESALRMNTIRGLFKIKGAEALGRTPISIDEVEPAADIVKRFSTGAMSFGSISREAHTTLAIAMNRIGGKSNTGEGGEESDRYMPLFDGSPNPERSAIKQIASGRFGVTTEYLVNADVLQIKVAQGAKPGEGGQLPGHKVDATVAKTRHSTPGVGLISPPPHHDIYSIEDLAQLIYDLKNVNPTSDVSVKLVSEVGVGTVAAGVAKARADHITVSGYDGGTGASPLTSLKHAGSPWEIGLAETQQTLVLNGLRSRIALQVDGGLKTGRDVIIGALLGADEFGFATAPLIAAGCIMMRKCHLNTCPVGVATQDPVLRKRFKGAPEHVINYFFFVAEEVREILASLGVAKLDEIIGASELLEKDDMLAHWKARGLDFSRIFHKVDAPKEETYWTTVQKHPIDDILDRKLIEKAEPALSSKTPVAFEVDIKNVDRSAGAMLSGAVAKRYGHRGLKDDTINVTLKGTAGQSFAAFLARGVTFNLIGDGNDYVGKGLSGGRIIIRPPENSKIVAENSIIVGNTVLYGATEGECYFRGVAGERFAVRNSGAIAVVEGVGDHGCEYMTGGVVVVLGETGRNFAAGMSGGVAYVLDEKGDFARRCNMAMVELEPVPEEDELLEKLHHHGGDIMHKGRVDVSDDMTRHDEERLFQLISNHFHYTGSTRAKEILDHWADYRPKFRKVMPVEYRRALEEMERSRMSVAAE from the coding sequence ATGACGAACAGGACGACGTTGACGAGTTTTGACCAGACCGCTGCAGTGAATGCTGCCGCGACGGCCAAGACGTCGAAACGCGCTGTCGGCATCCCGCCGAAACAGGGCCTCTACGATCCCCGCAACGAGCATGACGCCTGCGGCGTCGGCTTCGTCGCGCATATGAAGGGTCAGAAGTCGCACCAGATCGTGCGCGACGGCCTGTTCATTCTCGAAAACCTGACGCATCGCGGTGCCGTCGGTGCCGATCCGCTGATGGGCGACGGCGCGGGCATTCTCGTACAGATTCCCGACCGCTTCTTCCGCGAGGAGATGGCCAAGCAGGGCGTCGTCCTGCCGAAGGCGGGCGAATATGGCGTCGGCCATTTCTTCCTGCCGCGCGACGAAGCGCTGATCGAGCACTTCAAGACCGCTATCAAGCAGGTCGTCACCGAAGAGGGCCAGGTGTTGCTCGGCTTCCGCGACGTGCCCGTCGATAACTCTTCGCTGTCGAAGGCACCTGACATTGCCGCCACCGAGCCGCACCATGTGCAGGTCTTCATCGGCGCCGGCCGCGATGCCGGCACGAACGAGGAGTTCGAGCGTCGTCTCTTTACCCTGCGCAAGGTGATCTCCAACCGCATCTATGCGGAATACGAGGGCGAGGAGAGCAGCTTCTACCCCGTCTCGCTGTCGAGCTCGACCATCGTCTACAAGGGCATGTTCCTCGCCTATCAGGTGGGCGCCTATTATAAGGACTTGTCCGACCCGCGTTTCGAGACGGCGGTTGCCCTCGTGCACCAGCGTTTCTCGACCAACACCTTCCCGTCATGGAAGCTGGCGCACCCCTACCGCATGGTCGCGCATAACGGCGAAATCAACACGCTGCGCGGCAACGTCAACTGGATGGCCGCCCGTCAGGCTTCGGTATCCTCGCCGCTGTTCGGCGACGACATCTCCAAGCTCTGGCCGATCTCCTATGAGGGACAGTCGGACACGGCCTGTTTCGACAACGCGCTCGAGTTCCTCGTGCGTGGTGGATACTCGCTGGCGCATGCCATGATGATGCTCATCCCAGAGGCATGGGCCGGCAACCAGCTGATGGCGCCGGAACGCAAGGCATTTTACGAGTATCATGCCGCCCTGATGGAGCCATGGGATGGCCCTGCCGCCGTCGCCTTCACCGATGGCAAGCAGATCGGCGCGACGCTCGACCGTAATGGTCTGCGTCCGGCCCGCTATCTCGTCACCAGCGACGACCGCATCATCATGGCGTCCGAAGCCGGCGTTCTGCCTGTCGAGGAAGAGAAGATCATCCAGAAGTGGCGCCTGCAGCCGGGCAAGATGCTGCTCATCGATATGGAAAAGGGCCGTATCATCTCCGACGACGAGGTGAAGTCGGAACTGTCGACCAAGCATCCCTATCGCAGCTGGCTGAACCGCACGCAGCTGATCCTGGAAGACCTGAAGCCGGTGGAGCCGCGGGCGCTGCGCCGCGACGTGTCGCTGCTCGATCGCCAGCAGGCCTTCGGCTATACGACCGAGGATACCAAGCTCCTGATGTCGCCGATGGCGACGACCGGTCAGGAAGCAGTCGGCTCCATGGGCACGGATACGCCGATCTCGGCCATGTCCGACAAGCCGAAGCTGCTCTACACCTACTTCAAGCAGAACTTCGCGCAGGTGACGAACCCGCCGATCGATCCGATCCGCGAGGAACTCGTCATGAGCCTCGTGTCGTTCATCGGCCCGCGTCCGAACCTGCTTGATCATACCGGCATGGCCAACGCCAAGCGTCTGGAAGTGCGCCAGCCGATCCTGACCAACGGCGATCTCGAAAAGATCCGCTCGATCGGTCACACCGAGGATCGCTTCGACACCAAGACGCTCGACTTCACATATGATGTCGAACGTGGCGCCGAAGGCATGCCCGAGATGCTCGACCGCCTTTGCGAGCGGGCGGAAGCTGCCGTTCGCGGCGGCTACAACATCATCGTGCTTTCCGACCGCCAGATCGGACCGGACCGCATCGCGATCCCGGCGCTGCTGGCGACGGCTGCCGTCCACCATCACCTGATCCGCAAGGGCTTGCGCACCTCGGTCGGTATCGTTGTCGAAACCGGCGAGCCGCGTGAAGTGCATCACTTCTGCCTGCTGGCCGGTTACGGCGCCGAGGCAATCAACCCGTATATGGCGTTCGACACGCTGCTTGACATGCACCAGCGCGGCGAATTCCCGAAGGAAGTGGATGCGACGGAAGTCGTCTACCGCTACATCAAGGCGGTTGGCAAGGGCATCCTCAAGGTCATGTCGAAGATGGGCATCTCGACCTATCAGTCCTATTGCGGCGCGCAGATCTTCGATGCCGTGGGCTTGCAGCAGGAACTGGTCGACAAGTATTTCTTCGGCACGGCAACCATGATCGAAGGCATCGGCCTCGAGACGATCGCCGAGGAAACCGTCTCCCGTCACAAGGCTGCTTTCGGCCGCGATCCGCTGCTCGCAAGCACGCTCGACATCGGTGGCGAATATGCCTACCGCATGCGTGGCGAAAGCCACGCATGGACGCCGGATGCCGTGGCTGCCCTGCAGCATGCCGTGCGCGGAAATGCCGAGGACCGCTATCGCGAGTTCTCCGAAATGGTCAACGAATCGGCGCTCCGGATGAACACCATCCGCGGCCTCTTCAAGATCAAAGGTGCGGAAGCACTCGGCCGCACGCCGATCTCGATCGACGAGGTCGAGCCGGCTGCCGATATCGTCAAGCGCTTCTCGACGGGCGCCATGTCCTTCGGCTCCATCAGCCGCGAGGCGCATACGACGCTTGCAATCGCCATGAACCGCATCGGCGGCAAGTCGAACACCGGCGAGGGCGGCGAGGAATCCGACCGCTACATGCCGCTCTTCGACGGCTCGCCGAACCCGGAACGTTCCGCCATCAAGCAGATCGCCTCCGGCCGCTTTGGCGTGACGACCGAATATCTGGTCAATGCCGACGTGCTGCAGATCAAGGTCGCGCAGGGCGCCAAGCCAGGCGAAGGCGGCCAGTTGCCCGGTCACAAGGTCGATGCGACGGTTGCCAAGACCCGGCATTCGACGCCGGGCGTCGGCCTGATCTCGCCGCCGCCCCATCATGACATCTACTCGATCGAAGATCTGGCGCAGCTGATCTACGACCTGAAGAACGTCAACCCGACCTCGGATGTCTCGGTCAAGCTCGTTTCGGAAGTCGGCGTTGGCACGGTTGCCGCCGGCGTTGCCAAGGCGCGCGCCGACCACATCACCGTCTCGGGCTACGATGGCGGCACCGGCGCTTCGCCGCTGACCTCGCTGAAGCATGCCGGCAGCCCTTGGGAAATCGGCCTTGCCGAGACCCAGCAGACGCTGGTGCTGAACGGGCTGCGCTCGCGCATTGCCCTGCAGGTGGATGGCGGCTTGAAGACCGGCCGCGACGTCATCATCGGCGCGCTGCTCGGTGCCGACGAATTCGGCTTCGCCACCGCGCCGCTGATTGCGGCCGGCTGCATCATGATGCGCAAGTGCCACCTCAACACCTGTCCGGTTGGCGTCGCCACCCAGGACCCGGTGCTGCGCAAGCGGTTCAAAGGCGCGCCGGAGCATGTCATCAACTACTTCTTCTTCGTGGCCGAAGAAGTACGCGAGATCCTCGCCTCGCTTGGCGTTGCCAAGCTGGACGAGATCATCGGCGCTTCCGAGCTTCTGGAAAAGGACGACATGCTCGCTCACTGGAAGGCGAGAGGCCTCGACTTCAGCCGCATCTTCCACAAGGTCGATGCGCCGAAGGAAGAGACCTACTGGACGACAGTGCAGAAGCATCCGATCGACGACATTCTCGACCGCAAGCTGATCGAGAAGGCGGAGCCGGCGCTTTCTTCGAAGACGCCTGTCGCCTTTGAAGTCGACATCAAGAACGTCGACCGTTCGGCCGGCGCCATGCTGTCGGGCGCGGTTGCCAAGCGCTATGGTCATCGCGGCCTGAAGGACGACACGATCAACGTCACCCTGAAGGGAACGGCGGGCCAATCCTTCGCAGCCTTCCTGGCACGGGGCGTCACCTTCAATTTGATCGGCGACGGCAATGACTATGTCGGCAAGGGCCTTTCGGGTGGCCGCATCATCATCCGGCCGCCGGAGAACTCGAAGATCGTCGCTGAGAATTCGATCATCGTCGGCAACACCGTGCTTTACGGTGCGACCGAGGGCGAGTGCTACTTCCGCGGTGTTGCGGGCGAGCGCTTCGCGGTCAGAAACTCGGGCGCGATCGCCGTCGTCGAAGGCGTGGGCGACCATGGCTGCGAATATATGACCGGTGGCGTCGTCGTCGTGCTCGGTGAAACCGGACGCAACTTCGCGGCCGGCATGTCGGGCGGCGTGGCCTATGTTCTCGACGAGAAGGGCGATTTCGCCCGTCGCTGCAACATGGCGATGGTCGAGCTGGAGCCGGTTCCCGAGGAAGACGAGCTGCTGGAGAAGCTGCATCATCACGGTGGCGACATCATGCACAAGGGACGCGTCGACGTCTCCGATGACATGACGCGCCACGACGAAGAGCGTCTCTTCCAGCTGATTTCGAACCACTTCCACTATACGGGCTCGACGCGAGCCAAGGAGATCCTCGATCACTGGGCCGATTACCGCCCGAAATTCCGCAAGGTCATGCCGGTCGAATACCGCCGCGCCCTTGAGGAAATGGAGCGCAGCCGGATGAGCGTGGCGGCGGAGTAA
- a CDS encoding DUF2000 domain-containing protein, with amino-acid sequence MLPDIRLAIVINPALPLGLIANTAGAISIGLGAKFPSLAARQLTDREERTIDISSNMPIPILQADAETIRSLLLKTLPVENDRAIVPFPAFARSLHDYREYEATFPDRDLAGEAIDGLGLAGPSKWVKSLTGSLKLLR; translated from the coding sequence ATGCTTCCCGATATCCGTCTTGCCATCGTCATCAATCCAGCACTGCCGCTTGGGCTGATCGCCAACACCGCCGGCGCCATCTCTATCGGGTTGGGCGCAAAGTTTCCCTCGCTCGCGGCAAGGCAATTGACCGACAGGGAGGAGCGCACCATCGACATCAGTTCGAACATGCCCATCCCGATACTGCAGGCGGATGCGGAAACCATACGATCTTTGTTGCTGAAGACCTTGCCGGTGGAAAACGACCGCGCGATCGTTCCGTTTCCTGCCTTTGCCCGCTCGCTGCACGATTACAGGGAATATGAGGCGACGTTTCCGGATCGCGATCTCGCCGGCGAGGCGATCGATGGCCTCGGGCTGGCGGGGCCTTCGAAATGGGTGAAATCGCTTACTGGGTCGCTGAAGTTGCTGCGGTAG
- a CDS encoding bile acid:sodium symporter family protein — MRRFLPDTFTMLLVLTVLTASFFPVQGASAHYFSIATNVAIGLLFFLHGARLSRDVVIAGMLHWRLHLVILLTTFGIFPLLVLAMGQIVPNSILPVSLYTGMLFLSVLPSTVQSSIAFTSIAGGNVPAAICSASASNIFGMFLTPLLVGILFSVGGQGGGFSWDVLWQIMLQLLAPFIAGQLLQPWIGDWIRSKKKILMPVDRGSILMVVYSAFSEAVVEGLWHTFSVLDIVTVVIANMVLLAMVICITMFGSRALGFEKADEITITFCGSKKSLASGVPMANVIFAGQSIGAIVLPLMLFHQIQLMTCAVLAQKYADAAKRREAAKAQAGMKTGEATNAA; from the coding sequence ATGCGCCGCTTTCTTCCAGACACCTTCACCATGCTGCTGGTGCTCACCGTCCTGACGGCATCCTTCTTTCCGGTGCAGGGGGCTAGCGCTCACTATTTCAGCATTGCCACCAACGTCGCCATCGGCCTCTTGTTCTTCCTGCATGGCGCGCGCCTGTCGCGCGATGTCGTCATCGCCGGCATGCTGCACTGGCGGCTGCATCTCGTCATCCTGCTGACGACTTTCGGCATCTTTCCGCTGCTGGTGCTGGCCATGGGTCAAATCGTTCCGAACAGCATCCTGCCCGTCTCGCTTTATACCGGCATGCTGTTTTTGAGCGTTCTGCCGTCGACCGTGCAGTCCTCGATCGCCTTCACCTCCATCGCCGGCGGCAATGTGCCGGCCGCGATCTGCTCGGCGTCGGCCTCCAACATCTTCGGCATGTTCCTGACGCCGCTGCTTGTCGGCATCCTATTTTCGGTCGGCGGCCAGGGCGGCGGCTTTTCCTGGGATGTTTTGTGGCAGATCATGCTGCAGCTGCTCGCCCCCTTCATCGCCGGCCAGCTGCTGCAGCCATGGATCGGCGACTGGATCCGTTCGAAGAAGAAGATCCTGATGCCGGTCGATCGCGGCTCGATCCTCATGGTGGTTTATTCAGCTTTCAGCGAGGCCGTGGTGGAAGGATTGTGGCATACCTTCTCCGTCCTCGATATCGTCACGGTCGTCATCGCGAATATGGTGCTTCTGGCGATGGTAATCTGCATCACCATGTTCGGCAGCCGCGCCCTCGGTTTTGAAAAGGCCGACGAGATCACCATCACCTTCTGCGGCTCGAAGAAGTCGCTGGCAAGCGGCGTGCCGATGGCCAACGTCATCTTCGCCGGCCAGAGTATCGGCGCCATCGTGCTGCCGCTCATGCTGTTCCATCAGATCCAGTTGATGACCTGCGCAGTGCTCGCCCAGAAATATGCCGATGCCGCCAAGCGGCGCGAGGCTGCGAAGGCTCAGGCGGGGATGAAAACGGGCGAAGCAACAAACGCAGCCTGA
- a CDS encoding Hsp20 family protein — protein MRHVDFSPLYRSTVGFDRLFTMLDSLGQPDQAQTYPPYNIERTGENTYRITMAVAGFDEKELSIEAHAHVLQVKGEKSEEPAETSEYLYRGIAKRAFERRFQLADHVEVQAASLKNGLLHIDLLRNIPEAMKPRRISIAAEPVETPKAIEAHIN, from the coding sequence ATGCGTCACGTAGACTTCTCTCCCCTTTACCGTTCCACCGTCGGTTTCGACCGTCTGTTCACCATGCTCGACAGCCTTGGCCAGCCGGATCAGGCCCAGACCTATCCGCCCTACAATATCGAGCGCACGGGTGAAAACACCTATCGCATCACCATGGCCGTTGCCGGTTTCGATGAAAAGGAACTGAGCATCGAGGCCCACGCCCATGTCCTTCAGGTCAAGGGCGAAAAGAGCGAAGAGCCGGCTGAAACCAGCGAATATCTCTATCGCGGTATCGCCAAGCGCGCCTTCGAGCGTCGTTTCCAGCTTGCCGACCATGTCGAGGTTCAGGCTGCTTCACTGAAGAACGGTTTGCTGCACATCGATTTGCTGCGCAACATTCCCGAAGCCATGAAGCCCCGCCGTATCTCCATTGCGGCCGAGCCCGTGGAAACCCCGAAGGCCATTGAGGCTCACATCAACTAA
- a CDS encoding threonine aldolase family protein encodes MFFASDNWAGAHSKVAERLLAASSGFASAYGTSELDQRVEAKFSEIFEREVAVFFVATGTAANSLSLASVQKPGGISFCHTEAHVAEDECGAPDFFSGARLATIEGALGKIDPKALATKIARFPQDAVHHGRAAAVTITQATEIGTVYSLAEIDAIAAIAKANSLPLHMDGARFANALVALGTTPAEMTWKRGVDILSFGGTKNGCWCAEAIVIFDPEKAKEMHFIRKRAAQLFSKSRFIAAQFDGYFQDGLWLDLARHSNGMADRLRAGLEKTPGARPAWPTTSNEVFAIIPKSAAKAAEDKGAKFYEWPIPESQPDLVGGDETLIRLVTSFATTEADVGNFLACLG; translated from the coding sequence ATGTTCTTTGCTTCCGATAACTGGGCCGGCGCCCATTCCAAAGTCGCCGAACGTCTGCTCGCCGCATCGAGTGGGTTTGCTTCCGCCTACGGTACAAGCGAGCTCGACCAGCGCGTCGAAGCCAAATTCTCCGAGATCTTTGAGCGCGAGGTCGCGGTCTTCTTCGTAGCAACCGGCACGGCCGCCAATTCGCTGTCGCTTGCCAGCGTTCAGAAACCGGGCGGCATCAGCTTCTGCCACACCGAGGCGCATGTCGCCGAAGACGAATGCGGCGCTCCTGACTTCTTCAGCGGCGCGCGTCTTGCGACCATTGAGGGCGCCCTCGGCAAGATCGACCCCAAGGCGCTTGCCACCAAGATCGCCCGCTTCCCGCAGGATGCCGTCCATCACGGCCGCGCGGCTGCCGTAACGATCACTCAAGCGACGGAAATCGGCACAGTCTATTCGCTTGCCGAGATCGACGCCATCGCGGCCATCGCCAAGGCGAACAGTCTGCCCCTGCATATGGATGGCGCGCGTTTCGCCAACGCCCTCGTCGCGCTCGGCACGACGCCGGCCGAGATGACTTGGAAGCGCGGCGTCGATATCCTCTCCTTCGGCGGCACCAAAAACGGCTGCTGGTGCGCCGAGGCGATCGTCATCTTCGATCCTGAGAAGGCGAAGGAGATGCATTTCATCCGCAAGCGCGCCGCCCAGCTTTTCTCCAAGTCGCGCTTCATCGCCGCCCAGTTCGACGGCTATTTCCAGGACGGCCTCTGGCTTGATCTCGCCCGCCATTCCAACGGAATGGCCGATCGCCTGCGCGCTGGGCTGGAAAAGACCCCTGGCGCTCGCCCGGCGTGGCCGACCACCTCGAATGAGGTTTTCGCGATCATACCGAAGTCTGCCGCCAAGGCGGCCGAAGACAAGGGAGCGAAGTTCTACGAATGGCCGATCCCGGAATCGCAGCCGGATCTCGTCGGCGGCGATGAAACGCTGATCCGCCTCGTGACCAGCTTCGCCACCACCGAGGCTGATGTGGGGAATTTCCTCGCTTGCCTGGGTTGA
- a CDS encoding LysR substrate-binding domain-containing protein yields MLDLIQLRSFVAVEQMGSFTLAAERLGLGQSTVSQHIQRLEAELGRKLLARDTHRVVLTGDGEALLGHARQILSIEGEVRQLFAGNSLRGNLRLGVSEDFVTSQLPDVLEEFVRSHPSVDLELTVALSGVLYEMQDNGDLDLVLAKRRLGDARGKLVYREPLVWLARDPDRIRKLAGPLPLIAFPTPSVTRAVALEALRRQQMPWRIVCTCGSLSGLTAAARAGMGVLVQPKSMAPAGLLEIAPGWLPVLEDVEFVLVPRKGADQLLVNALSDDILSKVRGPRSS; encoded by the coding sequence ATGCTTGATCTCATACAGTTGCGCAGCTTCGTCGCCGTGGAGCAGATGGGTAGTTTCACGCTTGCTGCGGAGCGGCTGGGGCTCGGGCAATCGACCGTCAGCCAGCATATACAGCGGCTGGAAGCCGAACTCGGGCGAAAGCTCTTGGCGCGCGATACGCATCGTGTCGTTCTGACCGGTGATGGCGAGGCGCTGCTCGGCCATGCGCGCCAGATACTGTCGATCGAAGGGGAGGTGCGTCAGCTTTTTGCCGGCAACAGCCTGCGCGGCAACCTCCGGCTCGGGGTTTCCGAGGATTTCGTCACCAGCCAGCTCCCGGACGTATTGGAGGAGTTCGTGCGTTCGCATCCTTCCGTCGATCTCGAGCTGACGGTCGCGCTCAGTGGCGTGCTTTATGAAATGCAGGATAATGGAGATCTCGATCTGGTGCTTGCCAAGCGGCGGCTCGGCGATGCGAGAGGCAAGCTCGTCTACCGCGAGCCGCTGGTCTGGCTGGCGCGCGACCCGGATCGCATCCGCAAACTTGCGGGACCATTGCCACTGATCGCCTTTCCAACTCCAAGCGTCACGCGAGCGGTGGCGCTCGAGGCGTTGCGCCGGCAGCAGATGCCCTGGCGCATCGTCTGCACCTGCGGCAGCCTAAGCGGCCTGACCGCGGCGGCGCGCGCAGGCATGGGCGTTCTCGTCCAGCCGAAAAGCATGGCCCCCGCCGGATTGCTGGAGATCGCACCGGGCTGGCTGCCCGTCCTCGAAGATGTCGAATTCGTCCTTGTGCCGCGCAAGGGCGCCGACCAACTTCTGGTTAACGCACTCTCTGACGATATCCTCTCCAAGGTCCGGGGGCCGCGATCAAGCTGA
- a CDS encoding cyclic nucleotide-gated ion channel, with amino-acid sequence MSALSFSKISSSLNTLLAAIGLLTVAALTTPDIVGQTRLILELLLAGVWAIYVLQLIETLVMHRARDVRGRIPEIAVDILAVLVPLAAFLLIRGRDQSLYCTIWLLKPLRGSTFFRLLGRVLTKEARNLIGVTSIFGIVLFAAALAAYIIERDVQPDKFGSIPLAMWWAVTTLSTTGYGDEIPQSLAGRTLAGLVMMCGIGIFALWAGILATGFYEEVRRQDFVRNWQLVAGVPLFQKLGSGALIEIVRALRPRVVPAGGIICRKGEAGDQMYFIVEGRVSVATSIPVELASGSFFGEMALITGEPRSATVSAATEVSLLSLYASDFQMLSSSSPEIAEIIRQTALERRGAVPKS; translated from the coding sequence ATGTCGGCGCTCTCTTTCTCGAAGATTTCCTCATCGCTGAATACGCTTCTGGCAGCAATCGGTCTGCTGACGGTGGCGGCGCTTACGACGCCTGATATCGTCGGACAGACCAGGCTCATCCTGGAACTCCTTCTTGCCGGCGTCTGGGCCATTTATGTCCTGCAATTGATCGAAACGCTGGTCATGCACCGCGCAAGGGACGTTCGCGGCAGGATACCGGAAATCGCAGTCGACATACTGGCCGTTCTGGTCCCCTTGGCCGCTTTCCTTCTCATTCGCGGGCGCGATCAAAGCCTCTATTGCACCATCTGGCTTTTGAAGCCGCTGCGCGGTTCGACCTTCTTCCGGCTGCTGGGCAGGGTCCTGACCAAGGAGGCACGCAACCTGATCGGCGTCACCTCGATTTTCGGCATCGTTCTGTTCGCCGCAGCGCTTGCCGCTTACATCATCGAACGCGACGTCCAGCCTGACAAGTTCGGCAGCATCCCCCTCGCAATGTGGTGGGCCGTGACGACGCTGTCGACCACGGGCTATGGCGACGAGATCCCGCAAAGCCTCGCCGGCCGCACCCTTGCCGGGCTGGTCATGATGTGCGGTATCGGCATCTTTGCCTTATGGGCCGGCATTCTCGCCACCGGCTTCTACGAAGAGGTTCGCCGCCAGGACTTCGTGCGCAACTGGCAGCTGGTTGCGGGAGTGCCGTTGTTCCAGAAGCTCGGTTCAGGCGCCCTCATCGAGATCGTACGGGCGCTGAGACCTCGCGTCGTGCCGGCGGGCGGTATCATCTGCCGCAAGGGCGAGGCCGGCGATCAGATGTACTTCATCGTCGAGGGCCGCGTCAGCGTCGCCACGTCAATTCCGGTAGAACTTGCCTCCGGCAGTTTCTTCGGCGAGATGGCGCTGATCACCGGCGAGCCCCGCTCGGCAACCGTCAGCGCCGCGACCGAAGTCTCACTGCTGTCGCTCTATGCGTCAGATTTCCAGATGCTTTCGAGTAGCAGCCCGGAGATCGCCGAGATCATTCGTCAGACGGCGCTGGAGCGGCGCGGCGCGGTACCGAAGAGCTGA